From the genome of Candidatus Dormiibacterota bacterium, one region includes:
- a CDS encoding RNA polymerase sigma factor: MTDSEAVQALQRGDQRGLEALVERYELRALRTAYHVTRDPESAKDVVADAFLAVFERIDSCDPDRPFEPWLVRIVVNRAISITRRVNRYQKVLSLLRRGPEPHDPEAEVLRNELHIVLAEALRSLPVQERAALSLRYLLDLGERQIAESLGWPLGTVKTRLHRGRAHLRKKLETDGGGLWTTYAMEGD; encoded by the coding sequence ATGACCGACTCCGAAGCGGTCCAAGCTCTGCAGCGGGGTGACCAACGCGGCTTAGAGGCTTTGGTGGAGCGCTATGAGCTCCGTGCGCTCCGTACGGCGTACCACGTCACAAGAGATCCGGAATCGGCCAAGGACGTCGTGGCCGATGCGTTCTTGGCCGTGTTCGAGCGTATCGATAGCTGCGACCCAGACCGTCCATTCGAGCCATGGCTCGTCAGAATCGTCGTTAACCGCGCCATTTCGATAACGCGCCGGGTCAACCGCTACCAAAAAGTCCTATCCCTGCTCAGGCGAGGACCGGAGCCGCACGACCCCGAAGCTGAAGTCCTCCGAAACGAATTGCACATCGTGCTAGCTGAAGCGCTTAGGTCACTGCCCGTCCAGGAGCGGGCCGCACTCTCGTTGCGTTACCTCCTCGATCTAGGCGAGCGTCAAATAGCGGAATCTCTCGGTTGGCCGCTGGGCACCGTGAAGACCCGACTCCACAGAGGACGCGCCCATTTGCGGAAGAAACTGGAAACGGATGGCGGCGGTCTATGGACCACATACGCAATGGAGGGTGATTGA